Proteins encoded in a region of the Ziziphus jujuba cultivar Dongzao chromosome 3, ASM3175591v1 genome:
- the LOC107422154 gene encoding probable aldo-keto reductase 2, whose protein sequence is MNEQGLIWKVLKGGLKSFEHNGVTSDKSTGGCFPENCVMNSSIHSLSVKYLSCLSNGSRRSLRCYFFGLNKLLDELTKEDRRKHIPRFQPENLEHNKTIFKRLNKMAARKGCTPSQLALAWVHHQGNDVCPIPGTTKIENFNQNIAALAVKLTQEEMAELEAFASMDTVKVTDMQLGFLLISSRTLRHCLHGKPLKDMPSAMSGFAS, encoded by the exons ATGAATGAGCAAGGGCTGATTTGGAAGGTTTTGAAGGGAGGACTTAAGTCATTTGAGCACAATGGAGTAACCAGTGATAAGAGTACAGGTGGATG TTTTCCTGAGAACTGTGTTATGAACTCTAGCATTCATAGTCTGTCAGTTAAATACCTCTCATGCCTGAGTAATGGGAGTAGACGTTCTCTCCGTTGTTACTTTTTTGGACTAAACAAATTACTAGATGAACTGACCAAGGAAGACCGTCGAAAG CATATACCCAGGTTCCAACCAGAAAATCTAGAGCACAACAAAACAATATTCAAGCGGCTGAATAAAATGGCAGCAAGAAAAGGATGCACACCATCACAGTTGGCTCTGGCATGGGTTCATCACCAAGGAAACGATGTCTGTCCTATTCCGGGAACTACCAAAATCGAGAATTTTAACCAGAACATTGCCGCTCTTGCTGTTAAACTGACACAAGAAGAGATGGCAGAGCTTGAAGCTTTTGCTTCAATGGATACTGTTAAGGTGACAGATATGCAACTGGGATTCCTACTTATAAGCAGTCGGACACTCCGCCATTGTCTTCATGGAAAGCCACTTAAGGACATGCCTTCTGCTATGTCTGGTTTTGCCTCTTAA